In the genome of Tindallia magadiensis, one region contains:
- a CDS encoding IS3 family transposase produces the protein MKYYNKVRIHGSLGYVSPEQYHNQYNQGCLPPVEIKL, from the coding sequence GTGAAGTACTACAACAAAGTGCGTATTCATGGTAGCCTGGGGTACGTAAGCCCTGAGCAGTACCATAACCAGTATAACCAAGGGTGTCTGCCGCCAGTTGAGATCAAGCTTTAA